Within Vigna unguiculata cultivar IT97K-499-35 chromosome 2, ASM411807v1, whole genome shotgun sequence, the genomic segment tgcaaagaaaatgacacggaagattgtaaacacagtaatagtaaataggtcaattccactgctttttctaaataagattcttcattggttatctagagattattgttaaattaattattgttgttgatttacaaataaatcaatgtaaagactcaattcatttgttggcatcctcacttttaatcaaagtacagtctcaattaaaagtgagaatttttagattgtccatagtaaatttaatcaaagtacagtctcaattaattttactatgcctaatcatgtctattcctttgtttctttaccaaatagaaaacttaattaatcaaagtaaagtcttgactaattttagttaaagtaattacctctaatcaaattaaagtctcaattattggcaaaaacttatctaatcaaatgaaagtttctaaacaaaatcaaagtaaagtctcaatttaatttaaaaaccttttaactcatatgattagcatgcatgtagatttaaaatcattattttctattcgattaagaagcaaaggacatagataaacaaaaaccacaacaataatcaaaataacaaaacatataaattcatctaacctcaaaatccatttaagaaattacagtggaatcaaccctaaaagcttagccctccatggctttgatggaatacatgatgatatgaaagaaagaaaataaaagaaagaatgagagatgtggtggagacggtatctgccaaaatcagagagttctaagtgtctaagctgtgagtTGTAAATTGTAAGTCCCTAAGTTCccccttctgctcccttaagtctctttatataggcttccactggactttgggctttatctgtcagttgctaaaatcttttatttttatttaattaattagcaacttaatttctgtccaatttccaattctgcccctcgcatttaaccatatttgcagttttgaccagagttgactgctgactttgaccagttgaccataattgaccagttgaccagagttgaccagtttgactgtcctatcagatgctgacacgtggcagtgcagattctctctccagaattagggtttcactctcacactcttctccctccctcgtgacggcggctGCTGCCGTTTTCCGATGAGTGCGGTGGCTGCCATGGTTCGTTCTCGCTCATGGTGGCATGGACGGCGCTGCAATGCGTGAAGGAAGAAGATGCGCGGTGGTGTTCGCTGCTGTTGCGGATGGAGTTGCGTGTTTTGGCTCGCAGGTGCGAATCTACTAGTGGTGGTGCGCGGAGCTGCGATGGAGGCGAGAACGATGCAGGTGCGGTGGAACGTGCCTGGTTCAGGTGGTGTGCGATGGCTGCGGAAGCTGCTGCCATTGttgtgcgcgaggaagaagaatcGCTGGTGGCTCGCGCGTTTGCAGGTGCAGTGgtgaagatggtggtggcgtcGCTGTGCGAACGAAGATGGTTGACAATGGAAGAAGATGGCGTCGCGATGATGGTGGCGCTGCGGAGAAGATGATCGCGAGTGGCACCGTTGGATGGTTCGTCGTGGCTGTTGCGTCGCCGGCAATGGTGTGATGGTGATGCAGTGGTGGCTAgcgaggtgaggaggtgcggcggcggctgccatggtggtggaaggagagaagaaaattagggttagggtttcatgagtgagatggaggagatgatgacgtggcagaatctgagtggtcaatttggtgagtggaggattatgacacgtggcagcttatggttggctaattttaaaaggtggggattgccacatggcatgatctggttgagtggagtttaagtggtaggaggggtgcaacttagtgaaaactaggggtgcagaacaggtttttgtggtccacttaagggaggagtgtgcaaataaaatctgggggtgcatttagctcctgatttattctttttcagaatttcttgattttggacttattttgtaactttgaatattttaaaatcacactattaattgaccaaaaataaattccagctgcattaacaaacgttagaatatccaataatattttatgcaactaaaatcaatttttacgccacttttaccaaacttactcaataaatccaataatcacaaatcttaattaaatcaatctttaagcacagaaaattcaattaaatccccaaatttaaatattaaatgagggcaaaaatttgaactcatcacaccgGTATCATCACGTTTGGAGTCTCCCACTCCATATTCTTCTTTTCTAACAGGTGCAGGGGAAGGGCTATTCTTTTACTCTCCCCTTTTCATGCAAGGGCGCATCCAAGCTAGGTCTATCGCCACCATGTCACGCACAACCGTGGCGGTCCATTACCAGTGCAGCTAAAGCTGCCGAATAGAGGGGTTGAAGTTGATTCTCTTATGTTGGGTGGTTTGTATTAATGATGAAGAATGTGGGTGTATCTGTTGGTTTATGTGTGTTCATTGTTTGCAGGTTAATGGTATtgaggaagaagagaaaaatgatgCAGAAAAGATGATGAGCTTGACAGGGGTAGTGGTGGATGattgataaaatgaaattaggcTTGTGTGGTGGTCCTTTTTGGAGGGATAGAAGTGTTGTGTGTTTATTGTCTTGGAATGACTTCATAATGGTTGGTGAAAATGAAGAATATGGAGATGGTATTGTCTAGTCTGTTGTGTGTTTTCTATTGATTGGTTttcatggagaaatgtgtggtTGGATGAAGCTTGTCATGTTCGGTTCATGGAGAGGCAATGTAAGGTGGATGTTTGGTTTGTGATTAGAGGGGATGAAGGTGTGGATTTTGctgtttggtttttttttttttttatggaggAAGTGAGAAGATGAATCATGGTCTAATGTCATGTGGAGGAAATGATAAAGTTATGGTGATATTGTGTGTTGTGTCGGGTAAAgtgaagatggatttgtgtATGATTGGTGTTTTGTGTGGATGAAAAATAGAGTGCAAAAGGGAGGTTATGATTATATGATGGTGTTAGTTTTAGGAAGAAGAATGGTGAAagaagaatgttttttttttttcaattctaggtcacttttcaattggaaattatAAAATGGTGTTGTTTGACCAGGTATTTATAAATTAGGGTTATGCCGGACTGATTCCGGGTGACTTTATAGGTGAAGTCGCTATGTTTCAAAATGGTTTATTCACGAATCATGAGAGAAGCAAAGTTGCTAGGAGTGATAAAAATTTCTCTTTCCTAAGCCCAAAAGAAGTTGCCATGAGTCCTAGCGACATTGAGATGAAGTCGTTCATAGTCTTGGCAACTTCagtttgattattattatttttattttagttattttttttgcaTGTACAAGCGTGGAACTAAGGTAACATAATAATTAGTatgtatttaaatgaattaaagcTGAATTGTTTAGAaagaataaattttgaaaattttcataaaactaGAATTAATAAGatgtttatttcataatatagcAAAAAATACAAGCCTGATTGAAATACTAAATATAGCAAAAATTACTAACGGTAGGGACAATTGCCCCCGTGATGTCCTTCATTTCTATAATATGaacatttatttattctattggGATTTGGCTGATCCATTTCGTTGTGGATACTTGTAATTGGAGGTCTTccgtgtaagacccgtggaaattaattaattaattaaataattaattaataaatgcgggtggtggGAACTTgatgacattaaatgttaattggtatggcgtggaaaagtactagctcaagtggttgagagtacttgattgtatgagaggacttgagttcaagttttatgtatgccaattgtgtgttatttgatttattattatttttgatattatatttgaGCCTGTTTAGTGATAGTATAATCAAGAGATTATAGTAATTATCATTAAAGATGATTTGGTTGATTGGTGATGAATTGATTTAACATTAGGAGGGTCacgagttcaaaccttgatagACATGAATTAACTTTATACTTTTTGCTTTTATAAGAAGCAActttggcttgaatgtgaaagggtagagaaaaccTAGTAGaaaggggctgaaaaaccactaagtaATTACCCTTGAATGGAAATTAAACACACCATTAAGCCCATCTCGTTTTAGCACTTAAACCCCTAATTAAGACACATATAAAAGGTCATTTTAAGAGAAAAGAAATTAGAGAGTGAGAGATGAGTTTTTGGGTGCACAAGAGGCTGAATTGGGAGAAAGTTGAGGCAAAGCTTGGTGAACAAAGGAACACTAATTTTCCCAATTTTAAGCAAGGATTCTAGGTTAGGGGAAGTTTACACTTTGTGTATAAATCGCATGTGTTGTAATTTTCGATTATGCTATTTTCAATTGATGTTTGTGTGTTGGGAATTTCGTATTAACTGTGATGAGACTGAGAATAGGTTCATTTGATGTTATTTGCAAAGTCTTCTTTAAGATTTTAGGATGAATGGAATGAGGGTTTTGGGTACAGGATGATGGGTTATGGTCGAGTACTAAGCTTTTGTGATTCTAATGTGTGTAAAACATGTTCTTGTGGTTGCTTGTTAATATGGAGTGCTTGGTAGTGATTAAATTGGGtttttggtatggttttggtTGATTTCACGCATGAACAGGGGAAAACCTCTGTAATTTTCCCCCAAGCGAGTCCCTCTCGCCTAAGAAAACGTTGCAGAAACTCGTTACTAGTGTTGGTTCGAGCGTTTCGCTTAGGCGACCCCCTTTATTGTTGAGCAACACAATCTCTCGCTTAAGCAAGAgtagctcgcctaggcgaggtcaCGATGAAAATCGTCACACATTGATTTTAaatcctcgtccaggcgaggggtTGTGTGTTGAGCGAatgagggtctcgctcaggcgagaaggtctcgcctaagcgagagatcGTGGTGAAGCCACTATTTCAAACTCGTTCAGGCGAGGTGGTtcagcttaagcgagacagatggactcgcttgggcgaagaCCCTTAACTTAAGCGAGAATGGTGAGAAGTCAGGTTTAGGTGTACTATTTGAGATGGTTTGGTTGATATTTCCTAATTATGGGAATTATAGgcatgtgtttgtggtgtttgggcttgaaagactaagtccataggatctgggatgtgcttggatTGAGTCGCGAGCTAGGAGTTCGTGATTGGTTGACCGCATGCAGAACGTGAACAATTTAGTTCACTAGAGGTACTCTCGTTGGGATgagtgagcgagggagttcatctcatgctcaacttgagaatgctatgagcgagggagttcataaTAGCAAAAGGCGGGTATGCGGTCTGGGTCTAAGCGAGGAGTTCGAATGACGATTAAGGGAGTTCATGAAGCAGGAGTACGAGCAGgataggcttgtaggttggaccacgagcgaggagggTCGTGGAAGCATAGGAAGTCCCATGATATATAgtacatgcatgaactcataaTGATTATGAGTGTGGGAAAGTGGGTGTTTCCATTACTTTAATAGTTAAACAATTATGAGATAGTTGGGTGggtttattttcatatttatttatatctatgtgtgtaagacccgtagaatttaattaattaaataaataaataattaataaatgcgggtagagaaagcctttatgacattaaattctaatctgtatgatgtggaaaagtactagctcaagtggttgagagtacttaattgtgtgtaAGGACTTGgtttcaagtcctatgtatgccatttgtgtgtatttatttgttattgttttaaatatatgttaatcatgtagtggaataatataatacttgaattatattagttagcaagAAGCATTTattggcttgatggtttagcattgaTTTGGCTTTGGTATGGTTGTGGGTTCGAGCGTTGGAGAATCCAAATTAAACTTcgtttttgctatttttttttttttgctttggcTTGAACttgaagggttaaaggaaaacCCTAATGGACATGGCAGCCAAGGGTGGCTTGAAAAGAGAATTGAATTAGGACATTGAATGGTAATTAAATTAGGAttaatgccattttcgtttttttttttacattaaaccCACATTAAGACCATTTTAAAGGCCATTTTGAGGtaagagagaaggtttggtTGGGCTGTCATTGTGGTTGCAAAAGAGAGCACAAATTTTTGAGTTTTGGTGAGTTTTGAGTGAGGTTTTGAGGACTGAgttgagagaaaaaaacaaaggagGACATTGGTGATCAAGAGAGAGCTTGCAAGAGTCAAAGCTAAGCTAaagaaaccaggttaggggagctttacgcgttaactttattttaaattggaaTGGGATGCTAAATAGGGTAATTTCATgcgttgattaatttaattttgattagtaTGTTGTATTTGGTATGATCatgattgatattttatttcctttttaatttatggtttctggaaatttccagaaacagTCTGGTTGGCAATGAATTGCCGTCAGACTATCTTTTCCTTTCTAGGCCATTTAGGGTTTCTGTAGAGGAACCACCTGCCAAAAATAGCGTAAAATAGACAATTTGGCCAATGTTGACCGCCCTTGCCagagttgactggttgaccagTCTTGACTTTCTAACAGTCTATTGAGAGACTGCTACGTGTCAGGGAAGTCTCTCCATTAGGATTTGACTGCCATGAGTGGTTGCGCGAAGGTTACCGGGGTTGCCGCGATGGCGGCAGAAACGCCGAAGGGGCTGATTCCACTGCTGTTGCGGAAAAGTGGAGATGGGTTCGCGTTCTAGAACTGCAGCGATGGTCGCACGAATGGCCGAGGTTGCAGGTGACGGTGATGCTGCCAAGAACGTGTTGAGCATGGTGCTGTGGCGATGGGTTCGCGTTCCAAAACTTGCAGCAGCAATTGGGATATCCCCCTTTTGATGGCACACTTGTATCTTTGTTGGAAAACTTGAAGGGTAAAAAAGGGgagaaacataatttaaatttgatgcAACGACCTGGTTCTTAGAAGGTACAGAATCAGGTTCGGAATTAGAGATAAGGGTGAAAGCTTTCCCTGAACCACCATGTGGAACTTTGTCTGGCTGCTTcccatattatttattttgcacCTGGTATGCTGGTACGGAGGTGCTGCCGGAGGCGCGTGCCAGAGACATCAATGCGAGAAGACGGTGGTCGTTGTCCCTACAATTGTCGTCACGGCGTGGTGGTGGCTGCAGGACGTGCGGAGGAGACAAAGCAGGCGCAGACTCCGATTGCAGTAGCGGTGTGGGCTTTGGTTTCCGTGATGGTGCGACAGGGGCTGCGTCCGACGAGCTGCAGCGACAGTCGAACGTGGATGGCGGCCATGGAAGATGACAACTGCGGAGTGTAGCGGCTGCAGAGTGTGGCGATTGCGAAGTGGATTGGTgcagaagagagagaaggaaagattagggttagggtttgtgttgggaaggagatgatgatgtggcaaacaTTGATTGGTTATTTGAGTCagtggaggattgatgatgtggcaaactgtcattggttaatttagtaagtggaggattgccacgtggCGAAATCTACTGGACTAGATTTTAAGTGACATTAGGgatgcaacttagtaaaaaggaggggtgcagaacataaattgaaagttaaattacagaagggggtgtaaacctgaaaaTAGGGGGTGTAGTTAGCTCCAGAAATGTCTTTTTCTCTgaaataattattctaattgaacaaaaaggggtgtaaacatgagaattgggggtgcatttagtaccTAAACTATTCCTCTCCAAAATTATTTTGGGACTTATTTTATGACTTAAAATATTCACTATTCATAATCTTAAGGACTTAAATCAAATTCTAGATGCATTATTTAACTTAAGATTATCCAAACAAATATGATGCAACTAATATCATTTCTTAAGcgtgaaaataatgttaacttcccaaaatttaaatatttaatatgaacAAAGGTTCGACCCATCACACCTTCCAGGCGGTCTAGAAGCGCGTAGCGTCTGGTGGTATGTGTCCCCTGGCAGGCGATTTTTACTACAACAGTATTGGTGTTCTTGATTCTGTgggcgtgatctacaaggcttatGGTGAGGCTTCAAAGGTGAGATTGCtgatgttccttgagttgtggcttagaacgtataccttgagttgtggctcgggataggggttaaagcacatggtattccttgagttgtagctcggaataacatctcttgagttgtggctcgggatggcgaatgaacacgaggaactcttgagttgtggcttgggttggcgagtgtgctggttgtggccagtacggatgggtccagaaagATTACCCTCCTCAATAGTTGACttacgagtttggtagtcttgggacgttgcgaactatgttcgtatttgggaactccacctagcattACGGTGTATCATCTgtaacatggtttcccgcatgtgctctatcggttgtggctgataggtatGGTAGCAAGTCACCTCGAAGTAATCACtaaaagatgtagaacacgaataacctggttgtggccaggtggTATGAATTAAAAGGGATGGAATTCATTTGGGATGAATGTGTTGcctatatataaatgtgttgtATATGTGCATATATATTGgtatatgttttatctgttaagctcaccctatctgcttgtgtttggcgatgatcgtgtacgtggtacacgagagcagatgatgttgatgcaggtggtccTAGTGAGACTTAGCCACGAAGCGGGGATAGCATGGGAGCTTtagatatattttatgttttggaattaaattgtaaactcttatgagaggtttttgtatcattttcagttttatagactatgaattttggaattttatttggaagtaataaagttttaaatttgcCGCGCTTTATGggaaatgaagtattattaattgcgatgtaattattgttttatctattttatttatttaaatccgtaatatcctgacggggtGTTACAATGTGCAttgctcaccctatctgtttgtgtgtggcaatgatcgggtaacttgttatccaggagcaaatgatgtttcaggtgagccaggagatgcttagtggCGGAGAGTGGGAGCAGAGTACAAGGATTGTTTATAAagacttttatttaatttccatGTAATTAGATTATAGTTTTCATTACTTTGGATTTAGAAACTGTAAAAGTGAATTGTGAGTAATATGACTATTTATAGCGATTATTCaactttaaagttttaaatttttcccgcgttttaGGGAAATGGTTTAATAATAAATgaggaatttatttttgttgtgtttacttttttttaagtaatatcctactaGGATGTTACAGTTGGTATTagagcaaaagttttgaaaatattttaaatattttggggCTTTTGGAGAATGAGCTTACTGTTTGACCGTTTTGTGTTTATGTTGAAAGTACTTAAATGTGTGAGTGACTTTGCTTAAACCAAGTGAATTGATTCTTAACAGTTGATGTGGCGTATCTAGGCTATGGCTGCTAACAGGAGGAGAAGGAATGGAAATGGAGCTGATGACATTGCGGAGGCCATTCATCGGATGATGGATGCGATGCAGCCTCCTGTAGCAGCACAGCCCAGGGCAGTGATTGCGCCAGTCAGGGTGCCAACTATGGAGGATTTCTTGCGACACATGCCAGTAGAGTTCACTAGCAAAGTCTCTCCCGATGAAGCGGATGCGTGGCTACACAAATGTGAGAAAATATTCAAGGTCATGAACTGCGAGGATGAGCAGAAGCTCCTATTTGCCACCTATTTGCTGAATGAGGATACAAAGTATTGGTGGGCAGGAATGTAACAACAGATGCAGACCCGAGAGGAACAGGTAGACTGGACTAGCTTCCGGACTCGTTCCTGGAGAAATACTTTCCTGACACGGCTAGGCAGGACAGGGAAGCTGAGTTCCTCACACTACAACAAGGAGATATGATAGTGCAGGAGTATGTGAACAAATTTGAGCATCTGGCCAGGTATTACTCACAGACCATTATAGAGGAATGAAAGTGTCTAAAGTTTAAGCGAGGACTTAAACATGAGCTGAAGAAGGTGGTGATGCCTTTAAGGGAGAGAAGATTCCCAGTCTTAGTGGAACAGGCCAAGAGTGCTAAGCACCTAGAGAAGGGCCCTGGTCTAGTTGTTCGACATCAGAGGAATGTCGCAGAGGCTAAATAGATGAAGAAGCCTTATAGCCGTCCTCCTACCATCTCTGGAGACTTTAAATGCTTCCAATATGGGGGAACACACTTGAAGAGGAATTGTCCCTAGTTGAAGAGTCAAACCAGTGGACAAGGGAGCAGTCGCCATTGCTTCATATGTGATCAGGTGGGGCATTTTGCTAACCAATGCCCAGAAAAGAGACTAGTGCGACGAAGAAACCATCAGTCTCTGGAGTAGAGAGATCTAGAGCTACTGGGAGGGTCTTTGCTATGACCTCTATAGAAGCTACACAATTAGTTAATCTCATCATGCAATCTTGTTTACTTGGGAGGCATAATGTGCTTGTATTATTCGACTCTAGAGCAACGCATTCTTTTATTTCTGATGCATGTGCGGCGAAACTGAGCTTGAAGAGACGTGACTTGGACTGTGAGTTGCTGGTTTCAACTCCATCTTCGGGTCAGGTGGCTACTAGTTCAGTCTGTGTTGGGTGTGTGATTGAAGTGGCAGGTCGCAGATTCAAAGTGAACCTGGTGTACTTGCCTCTAGAGGGGTTGGACGTTATATTGGGGATGGACTGGCTGTTTAACAACCACATCATGATCTACCGTGGACGGCACAATTTGGTATTCCCAAAACATGCAGGGTTAGAGTTGATCTCCACTCAGTTGGTATTGATGGAACTGCAAAGAGGGGCCATATGTTTTTTGGTGGTGGCCAAACCATAGAAGAAAAATGCTTCAAAGATGATCCAATCTATACCGATGGCTAGTGAATATGCGGATGTTTTTTCGGATAAAGTGCCAAGATTGCCGCCGAGTCGAGACATCGACTTCACAATTGATCTAATTCTTGGTGTGGGTCTAGTGTCGATGGCTCCATACAGAATGACACCTACAAAACTGGCAGAACTCAAGAAGCAAATTGAGGAGTTATTAGAAAAGCAGTTTATTTGACCAAGCCCATCACCATGGGGAGCTCCAGTTttattggtgaagaagaaggacgggagTTCGCGACTTTGTGTGGATTATAGGCAACTGATTAAACtgacaattaaaaacaaatatccgCTGCCAAGGATTGACGATTTGTTAGACCAGTTGAAGGGAGCAAGGGTGTTCTCCAAAATAGATTTGAGGTCGGGATATCACCAGATTCTGGTTAAATTGGAAGATGTGCAAAAACGACATTTAGGTCCATATATGGTTACTATGAATATGTGGTGATGCCATTTGGAGTGACGAATGCACCAGCggtattcatggattacatgaataggattttTCGACCCTGGTTGGATAAGTTTTTTATCGTCTTCATTGATGACATTCTTATCCACTCGAGGACTCTGGAAGAACATGCTGATCACTTGAGGGTGGTATTGGAGGTACTCAGAGAACACCAACTGTGTggcaagttgtccaagtgcgagttTTGGCTTGAAGAAATACAATTTCTTGGACATGTCATCTCAGCCAAGGGTATTGTAGTGGACTTGACTAAGATTGAAACAATACTTAAGTGGGAAAGGCCTAAGACAGTAACAGAGGTGAGAAGTTTCTTGGGCTTGACAGGTTATTACAGGAGGATTGTAGAGGGGTTCTCAAAGAAGGTGAGTCCATTGACACAACTCACAAGGAAGGATCAGTCATTCTCTTGGACTGAATAGTGCGAAGAATGTTTTGAGGAGATGAAAAGGTGTTTGACTACCGCCCTAGTGTTGGTAATTCCTGATATTGAAAAGAAGTTTGAAGTGTACTGTGATGCGTCATATCAAGGTTTGGGGTGTGTATTGATGCAAGAAGGGAGACTGGTAGCGTATGCTTCTCGTCAGCTGAAGGTGCTTAAGAAAAATTATCTGactcatgacttggagctaGCAGCTATTGTGTTTGCTCTTAAGTCTTGGAGGCACTACCTGTACGACTCCCAATTTCAAGTATACAGTGATCACAAAAGTCTGAAATACTTGTTTAATCAGAAGGAGTTAAATATGAGGTAGTGCAGGTGGATGGAGTACttgaaggactacgactttgaatTGCTCTATCACCCGGGCAAGGCAAATGTTGCCGACGCTTTGAGTTGAAAGAAGATGCACATTTCTTGCATTATGGTAAATGAGTTGGAGCTGATTGAGAAACTCCGCGATATGAATCTAGGAATGCAGTTTGGGCAAGATTTCATACAATGTAGCTTGTTGAAAGTCACCAATGAGTTTTTGAATGAAATCCGTGAGGCTTAGGGACATGATATGGAATTACAACAATTTATCGGATGGTTGGATACAGATAAGGGGAAGGACTATCAAATAGGAGCAGACGATATCCTACGGTTTAAAGGTAGAGTGTGTGTACCTGGAGGACCTCTATTTAGGAGACAGATTTTGAAGGAGAGCCATCacagtcgtcttagcatacatccaagTATTGTAAGATCcgcataatttaattaattaaatcaataattaattaataaatgcgggtaggtagtgtatttatgacattaaattcggttgtgtatgacgtggaaaagtactagctcaagtgattgagagtactttgattatgtgagaggacttgggttcgagtcttatgtatgcctttgtgtgttatttagttattattattttaataatatgttgggaCACATTTCGTATGATATAATACTTGAATTGTGtgtgttagcaagaaacatgagtTGGCCTAATGGTTTAGTATTGATTTGGCTTTGGCATGGTGTGGGTTCGAAACTTGGTGGactcaaatttaactttatttttgctaaaaagTTAGtgtggcatgaatatgaaaggggtAGAGACAACCCTAGCAGAAGGGGCAATTTTTGCCATCAACCACATTAAGGGACTCTTTAAAAGGCAAAATTTGAGAAGGAAAGAGGGTTTTAGAGGCTGTTTTCTAATAAGCTTAGAAGGAGTGCGAAAATTGAGAGTGAATAGTGAGGTTTGGAGCGATTGAGAGCCATTTGGGGGAGAAGCTAAGATAGGGCATTGGTGTTCCGGGAAAGGTCCCCAAATTCAAGTTTTAAGCAAGGAAaattccaagttaggggagctgaacccgaaTTTCTATCTTAGTTGCATTGTCCTGATTGATTTTGATGAAGTTATGCCTGAATTTCGTGCTGCACATGAGGGAAATTGAG encodes:
- the LOC114174374 gene encoding uncharacterized protein LOC114174374, producing MPRKETSATKKPSVSGVERSRATGRVFAMTSIEATQLVNLIMQSCLLGRHNVLVLFDSRATHSFISDACAAKLSLKRRDLDCELLVSTPSSGQVATSSVCVGCVIEVAGRRFKVNLVYLPLEGLDVILGMDWLFNNHIMIYRGRHNLVFPKHAGLELISTQLVLMELQRGAICFLVVAKP